The nucleotide window GCCATCCATGTCGCCCGGCTCGACCCCGACATGTTCTCGGACAGCGAGGGCGGGCTCGACGCCGCGCTGCGCGCCTATGAGGACGAGACCGACGAGGAATTCCCCCAGGATCCGGCCCGGCAGCTGGCCGAGGTGCTGCGCAGCATGGCGCGGGCCTGGGACGGGCCGACCGCACGGCTTCTGCGCCAGGCCAAGGGGGCGCCGGCCATCGCGCCGCTGGGGCTGGTGGTGCAGGATATGGCGCTGGCCATCGGGCCGGGCGTCACCGGCTCGGGCACCATCCAGTTCATCGACAGCGTGACCGGCGCGCCGCGCATCACCGGCCGCTTCCGCGGCCAGAGCCAGGGCCGCTCGAAGGGCGAGGGGGCCGAGACGCTCTACCTGACCTGCGATCCGCGCGGCCCTTCGCTGCAGGAAGCCGCGCCCGAGGTCTTTGCCGACCTGGTCCGCTTCGGCGTTGCCGCCCGCGAAAGGCTGCGCGAGGAGATGCAGATCGAATTCGTGGTTTCGGACAGCCGGCTCTCGATCATCGACGCGGTGCGGGTAAGCCGCAGCTCGCGGGCCAGCGTCCGCATCGCCGTGGCGCTGGCCCGCGACGGCATCATCCCGGCGGAAGAGGCGGTGATGCGGGTCGAGCCGCGGGCGCTTTCGGACCTGTTGCACCACCAGGTCGATCCGCGCGCGCCCCGCGACATCATTGCCCGCGGCATCAATGCCAGCCCCGGCGCCGCCACCGGCCGCGTCGTCTTCACCGCCGCCGCCGCCCAGGCCGCCGAGGCGCGGGGCGAGCGCTGCGTGCTGGTGCGCCGCGAGACGGTGCCCGAGGACATCCGCGGCATGCATGCCGCCGTCGCGGTGCTGACCGAGCGCGGCGGCATGACCAGCCACGCCGCGGTGATCGCGCGCGGCATCGGCCTGCCCTGCATCGTCGGGGTCAGCGGCATCTCGATCGACCCGCGCGCCCGCACCATGCTGGTCGGCGGCCGCATCTTCCGCGAGGGCGAGGAGCTGACCATCGACGGCACCTCGGGCGAGGTGCTGGCCGGCGCCGCCGAGATGCTGGAGCCGGCGCTGGACGAGAGCTTCACCCAGCTTCTGGAATGGGCCGACGCGCATTGCCGCATCAAGGTGCGCGCCAATGCCGACACGCCCGAGGATGCCCGCACCGCCCGCATGTTCAACGCGCAAGGCATCGGGCTCTGCCGCACCGAGCACATGTTCTTCGACGACGAGCGGCTGCCGGCCATGCGCGAGATGATCTTCGCCGGGAAGCCCGAGGACCGCCGCCTGTCGCTGGAGCGCCTGCTGCCCATGCAGCGCAGCGATTTCGCGGCGCTGTTCGAGATCATGGCCGGCCTGCCGGTCACCATCCGGCTGTTCGACCCGCCGCTGCACGAATTTTTGCCACATGACCGCGAGGGGATGCGGGAACTTGCCGAATCGCTTGACCTGCCCTTGTCGGACGTGACCCGCCGGGTCGAGGCGCTGTCGGAATTCAACCCGATGCTGGGCATGCGCGGCGTGCGGCTGGGCATCACCGTCCCCGAGATCTATGACATGCAGGCCCGCGCCATCTTCGAGGCCACCATCGAGGCCAGCCATAACGGCGACCCGGTGGTCCCGGAAATCATGATCCCGCTGGTCAGCGCCCGGCGCGAGGTCGAACTGGTCAAGACCCGCATCGACGCCGTCGCCGCCGCCGTCCGCAACGAGACCCGCAAGGACTTCACCTATCGCCTGGGCGTCATGGTCGAAACGCCGCGCGCCGCGCTACGCGCCGGCGACATCGCCGAGCATTCGGCGTTCTTGTCCTTCGGAACCAATGACTTGACCCAGATGACCTATGGGCTGTCGCGCGACGATGCCGGCCGCTTCATGGGCACCTATGTCAACCAGGGCGTCTATGCCGAGGATCCGTTCCACATCCTGGACCAGGACGGGGTGGGCGAGCTGGTCGCCATCGGCGCCGACCGCGCCCGCAGCCACAAGCCGGGCATCACCATCTCGGTCTGCGGCGAGCATGGCGGCAACCCCGAATCGATCGCCTTCTGCTTGCGCGCCGGGGTGAATTACGTCTCGTGTTCGCCCTTCCGGGTGCCGGTGGCGCGGCTTGCCGCGGCGCAGGAATCGATTCTCATGGCCCGCGAAGAGGCGGAATCGGCGGCCGGCGACAGGTCCTAAGACCAGTCGGTTTTGGCCGGAATTCGCCCGTTAACCTTTTCGCGGTCGGCGGGTTTCCGCCAGAATCCAGCAAATTCAATCGAATCCGGCCTCTCACGCGCATGTGGGCTGGATCGGTCTTGGCGGTTTCGGGCCTTTAACGGTCAGTTCACGGCCCGGAACGGGTCTTCCCGACGAAACTGACCGGGTCTGCTCCCCGGACCGAAAACAGGACCGACATGCTGCTCAACAAGTCATGGCTGGCGCGCGTTTCCGTGTGTGTTGCCGTCGCACTCTCGCCCTTCGCCGCCGCTCCGGTCCTGGCCGATGCCCAGCACCAGGTCGCCCACGAGACCAAGCAAGAGATCAAGACCGTCCGCACCGCGACCGGCCTGCACCAGATCAGCCAGCGCGATCTGCAATGCCTGTCCGAGGCGCTTTACTTCGAGGCCCGCGGCGAAGGCGTCAATGGCCAGCGCGCCGTGGCCGAGGTCATCCTGAACCGCGTCGATCATCCGCGCTTTCCCAAGACGGTCTGCGGCGTGGTCAACCAGCGCGGCCAGTTCACCTATAACAAGGGCGCCCGCATCCGCGAAAAGGGCACCTTCGCCCGGGTGCAGAAGGTCGCGATGGCGGCGCTGGCCGGCGCGCCGCGCACGCTGACCAATGGCGCGACCTATTTCCACGCCCGCGGCGTCCGGCCGTCCTGGTCCAAGCGCTTCGAGCGCACGATCCGCATCGGCAGCCACACCTTTTATCGCTCGGATCGCCGGTTCGCCTCGAACTAAGGTCGCAGGCTGACGCATTCCTTCCGTGGATTTCGCGATCCCGTCTCTTGCGGCGGGGCCATTTTCCTGAAAACACAGGCGGCATGGACCAGCCAGACCGCATCCACCTGCGCGACTACATCGTCTCGGCCGAGATCGGGGCGTTTCAGACCGAGCGGGGTCACCCGCAGCGGCTGCGCTTCAACATCGACGTCGACCTGGCGACCCATGTCGTCGGCGTGAACGACGAGGTGGACCGGATCCTCAGCTATGACATCCTGACCGGCGCCGTGGCGGCCGGGCTGGCGGATCGCCGCTATGACCTGCTGGAGACGCTGGCCGAGAAGATCGCCGCGCAGATCCTGGCGCATCCGCGCGCCGCGCAGGTCTCGGTCATGGTCGAAAAGCTGGACCGCATTCCCGGGGCGCTGGGCGTGACGCTGGTGCGTCGCCAGGCGCGGGTCGAGGCCGACGACATCGCGGCGCCGATCCGGGTGGTTTTCCACGGCCGCGACATGGTGCTGCCCGACGGCGCCGTGGCGCTGGTCCCCGACGCGCCGCGCCTGCCTCTGCCGCAGGGCGGCAACGCGCGCGAGATCGAGCTGCTGGCGCTGGACCAGGCCGCCTGGGCCCTGGCCGGCCATCTGGGACTGACCGTCGCCGACAGCCGCACCGAGCTCGACTGGGCGGCAAGCGAAGGCCGCGTCGTGGTCTGGGCCCCGGCCCGGATGGTGCGCGACGTGGCGGGTCTCGCGGCCGAGCCGCAGGCGCTGGCGCTGTGGCTGGCCGAACGGCTGGGGGCGAGCCGGCTCGACTGGGCTCTGCCCTCGGGCGCGGCGGAGCCTTCGGTGCCGGCGGGTTTTCGCGTTCCGACCGGACGGATCTGATCTTCGCGCTTGAATCGGCTGCCGGCCGGCGTAGAGACCCGAAGCATGACCGATTACTTCCGCCCCATCCCTTGCGAAACCGGCCGCTGGCAGCTTGCCGGTGGCTGGCTGCGCTTCTCTCGATTCGAGCTTTTGCGCCGCGGTCAGGCGCCGCGCGTGGTGGACAGCGCCCCCGACGCGGTGCTGGCGGCGCTGACCGCGCCCCGCGCGCCGCTCCTGGGCCTGTCGCTGGACCGGCCGCGCATCATGGGCATCGTCAATGCCACGCCCGACAGCTTCTCGGATGGCGGCGCCTATGACGGGGCGGCGCAGGCGCGGCGGCTGGCCGGGCAGGGGGCCGAGATCCTGGATATCGGCGGCGAATCGACCCGGCCCGGCGCGCAGGAGGTGCCCGCGGCCGAGGAAATCGCCCGCGTGACCCCTGCCATCGCTGCGGGCCGTGCACTGGCGGCGGTGTCGATCGACACCCGCAAGGCCGGGGTGGCGCGGGCCGCCATCGCCGCCGGGGCGGGACTGGTCAACGATGTCTCGGGCTTCGATTTCGACCCGGCGATGGCGGCGACGGTGGCGGCGGCGGGCGTGCCGGTCTGCCTGATGCACGCCCAGGGCATCCCCCAGACGATGCAGGACAACCCGACCTATGGCGACGTGCTGCTGGACGTCTATGACGCGCTGGCCGAGCGCATCGCGCGGGCCGAGGCGGCGGGCATGCGCCGCGACAGGATCGTGATCGATCCGGGCATTGGTTTCGGCAAGACGCAGGCGCATAATCTGGCGATCCTGCGGCGGATCTCGGTCTATCACGGGCTGGGCTGCGCCGTGCTGCTGGGGGTGTCGCGCAAGCGGTTCATCGGCAGCATCGGTGGCGCCGACGAGCCGGCCGAGCGGATGGCGGGCACGCTGGCGGTGACGCTGGCCGGGGTCGCGCAGGGCATACAGATCCACCGCGTCCATGACGTGGCGGAAACACGGCAGGGCCTCGCCCTTTGGCGGGCCGTGACCACAGAAACGAGTTGAGCGGGGCAAGATGAGCAGGAAACTTTTCGGCACCGACGGCGTCAGGGGCCGCGCCAATACCCATCCGATGACGGCCGAGATGGCGCTGCGCCTGGGTGCCGCCGCCGGCCGCTATTTCCGCCGCAACGGCGAGGATCGCCACCGCGTCGTCATCGGCAAGGACACCCGCCTGTCGGGCTACATGCTGGAAAACGCGCTGACCGCCGGGCTGACCTCGACCGGCATGAACGTGTTGCTGCTGGGCCCGGTGCCGACCCCGGCGGTGGGCTATCTGACCCGCTCGATGCGGGCGGATGTGGGCATCATGATCTCGGCCAGCCACAACCCGGCGCATGACAACGGCATCAAGTTCTTCGGCCCGGACGGCTTCAAGCTCTCGGACGAGGCCGAGGCCGAGATCGAGGCCATCGTGGCAGGCGAGATCACCCCGGCGCAGCCACAGAACATCGGCCGCGCCAAGCGCATCGACGATGGACGCGGGCGCTATGTCGAATATGCCAAGACCACCTTCCCGGCCGGGCAGCGGCTCGAGGGGCTGAAGGTGGTGGTCGATTGCGCCAACGGCGCCGCCTATCGCGCCGCCCCGGACGTGCTGTGGGAACTGGGGGCCGAGGTGATCCCGCTGGGCGTGTCCCCGAACGGCCACAACATCAATGACGGGCTGGGCTCGACCCATCCCGAGGCTTGCGCCCGCGCGGTGCTGGAGCATGGCGCCGACATGGGCATCAGCCTGGATGGCGATGCCGACCGGGTGATGATCGTCGATGAAAGGGGCCAGGTGGCGGATGGCGACCAGATCATGGCGCTGCTGGCCGATCGCTGGGCGGCGCAGGGCCGGCTGCGCGGCGGGGCGCTGGTGGCAACGGTGATGTCGAACCTGGGGCTCGAACGGTTCCTGCAGGGCCGGGGATTGCGGCTGGAGCGGACCGCTGTCGGCGACCGCTACGTGGTCGAGCGGATGCGCGGCCAGGGCTTCAACCTGGGCGGCGAGCAGTCGGGCCATATCGTGATGACCGATTACGCCACCACCGGCGACGGGCTGATCGCCAGCCTGCAATTCCTGGCGGCGCTGGCGGATAGCGGCCGGCGCGCCTCGGATCTGGTGGCGCAATTCCAGCCGGTGCCGCAGTTGCTGAAGAACGTGCGCTATGCCGTCGGGGCCGATCCGCTGTCCCAGGAAAGCGTGCAGGCCGAGATCGCGCGGGCCGAGGCGCGGCTGGACGGCTGCGGCCGGGTGCTGATCCGCAAGTCCGGCACCGAGCCGTTGATCCGGGTCATGGCCGAAGCCGAGGACGAGACCGTGCTGCGCGAGGTGGTCGAGAATATCGTCGCGGCGGTGGAACGGGCGGCCTGACCGCGGGCGCGGGTCGCGCCGCTGGCGAGGTTTGCCGGGGTATTTGGAAAACGGTGAAACGGGGCACAGGCGTGCCATGGCGGTGCGGCGGCGCTTTCACCGTTTCACAAATACCCATGCGGCGGCGACGCGGGCGTTCCGCATGAGCGTTGCAGCAACAGGGACGCGTCAGAGCGCCGTCGGGTCGTAATCGTAGAGCCAGGCGAAGCGCTCGATCAGCCGGGTCGGGGCCAGGCGCGAGACGGCGCGCAGCCCGGCATGGGCGACGGCGCGGGTCGGGCCGCGCAGGTGGTAGTTGCGGGCATTGGCATTGGCCGCCTCGACGATCCGCTGGCAGCGCGGTTGGCGCAGGGCCTGGAAGCGCGCCAGGGCGGTCTGCTGGTCGGGGCCGGCGTCGAGGCAGGCGGCCAGTATCCAGGCATCCTCGATCGCCATGACCGCGCCCTGGGCCATGAAGGGCAGGGTCGGATGCGCCGCATCGCCGATCAGCGCCCGCCGGCCGTCCTGCCAATGCGCGGCGACCGGATGGCGAAAGAGACCCCAGATGCCGACCCGCTCGACCTGTTCCAGCCAGCCGGGTACCGGGCCGCCGAAGCGCGCGAAGGCGGCGCGCAGCTCGGCCGGATCGCCGGAGATGGACCAGCCTTCCTCGTGCCAGTCGGGACGTTCGACCACGGCGACGATATTGCGCTGGCCCTGGCCCAGCGGATAGCTGACCAGGTGCCGGCCCGGTCCCATGAACACCTGGGCCGCGGGCACGGCATCGGATTCGGCCGGGATCAGCGCCCGCCAGGCGGTCTGGCCGGTGAAGAACGGCGTCTCGGCGCCGTTCAGCGCCGGGCGCAGCCGGCTTTTCACCCCGTCGGCGCCGATCAGCAGCGGCACGTCGGGCAGGGCGGTGACCTCGTGGCCCAGCTCGATCCGGGCACCGGCCTCGCGCGCCGCCTGTTCCAGCAGCGTGACCAGCCGGGCGCGATGCACCAGCCGGAAGCGGTCCTGCGGGCGATGCCGGGCTAGGTCCAGCACCGCGACCGGCCGGCCGGCGGAATCGCGCAGTTCGACCCGCTGCGAGGGTGCCGAGATCGCCCGGAAGCGCGGCCACAGCCCCAACGCCTCGATCACCCGCACCGCATTGGGCGAGATCTGCAGGCCGGCACCGACCTCGCGCAGCGCGCCGGCGCGTTCCAGCACGGTGACAGCAAAACCGCGCTGCGCCAGCGCGCAGGCGGCGGTCAGGCCGGCGATGCCGGCGCCGATGATGGTGACGGGGGGCGGGCTCAGCGTCGCACCTCGGCGCTGGTGCCGGCGCGGACCTGGTCGAGCCGGTCCTGCGGCAGATCGGGGCGTCGCCGCCGCATCTCGGTCAGGTCGGGGGCCGCGGCGCCGGTCCAGCTTTCGCCGCCGCAAAGCACCACGACCTTATCCTCGCGGCGGATCGTGTTCCCGAGCCCGGTCACCATCGGCCTGCCGGTGGGGCGGACCGTGCCGCCGCCCGGCGCGGCGCGGCGGACCCCCAGCCCATGGAAATCCCGGCCGACGCCAGAGATCGGCGGGGTTCCCCGATCCGCGACCCGGTCGGGCGACAGGATCGTCACGGGTTTCAAGCTGTGGTCCGGCATGCTTGCTCCCTTCGGGTTGCGAGGCCGGGGCGGCTGCGGGCTCAGTCGTCGCGATGCACGCGCTCGCGCCGCTCGTGGCGCTCCTGCGCCTCCAGCGTCATGGTGGCGATGGGACGCGCGTCCAGCCGCTTGAGGCTGATCGGCTCGCCGGTCATCTCGCAATAGCCGTATTCGCCGGTCTCGATGCGGCGCAGCGCCGCGTCGATCTTGGCGACCAGCTTGCGCTGACGGTCGCGGGTGCGCAGCTCCAGCGAGCGGTCGGTTTCCTCGGAGGCGCGGTCGGCCAGGTCGGGCACGTTGCGGGCGCTATCCTGCAGACCTTCCAATGTCTCGGCGGACTGGTCCAGCAGCTCCTGTTTCCATGCAATCAGCTTGCGGCGGAAATATTCGAGTTGCCGCTCGTTCATGAAAGGTTCGTCTTCGGCGGGGCGATAATCTTCGGGCAGAAAGGTCTGGGCTTTCATCGTTCCTCCGGGAGCCGGGCGACTGGATGCCCGATCCTTGGCGCCCGCATAAAGTATGGCAGACCAATTGTCACTAGGCCATTCCGTCAGGTTTTGTCCGCCGCTTGCGAAGCCGGCGGCTGCTGGCTAGGGTCGCGCAGATTGCGCAAAGGACAGGCGGATGCAGTTTTCCTCGACCGAAACCTATGTGGCGCCCGCCGATCTGGCGATGGCCGTCAACGCGGCGATCACGCTGGAACGCCCCCTGCTGGTCAAGGGCGAGCCGGGCACCGGCAAGACCGAACTGGCGCGGCAGGTCGCCGCAAGCCTGAACCTGCCCATCGTCGAATGGAACGTGAAATCGACCACCCGCGCGCAGCAGGGGCTTTACGAATACGATGCCGTGTCGCGGCTGCGCGACAGCCAGCTGGGCGAGGCGCGGGTGCATGACATCGGCAATTACATCCGCAAGGGCAAGCTGTGGCAGGCCTTCGAGGCGCCGGGCAAGGTCGTGCTGCTGATCGACGAGATCGACAAGGCCGACATCGAGTTCCCGAACGACCTGCTGCAGGAACTCGACCGCATGGAGTTCCACGTCTACGAGACCGGCGCGACGGTGGTGGCCCGGCACCGGCCGGTGGTCATCGTCACCTCGAACAACGAGAAGGAATTGCCGGACGCCTTCCTGCG belongs to Paracoccus sp. TOH and includes:
- a CDS encoding putative PEP-binding protein, with protein sequence MTALTDPGAIVEITPSAGIQTARHGWRAKCLQRLIRMELPVPASFALSAEAVRAISAGQMPDRARLAAIIERADGLVSVRPSAMNPAWGGPGTVLNVGINHACHARLVESRGKAAADAIYLGFVQSYAIHVARLDPDMFSDSEGGLDAALRAYEDETDEEFPQDPARQLAEVLRSMARAWDGPTARLLRQAKGAPAIAPLGLVVQDMALAIGPGVTGSGTIQFIDSVTGAPRITGRFRGQSQGRSKGEGAETLYLTCDPRGPSLQEAAPEVFADLVRFGVAARERLREEMQIEFVVSDSRLSIIDAVRVSRSSRASVRIAVALARDGIIPAEEAVMRVEPRALSDLLHHQVDPRAPRDIIARGINASPGAATGRVVFTAAAAQAAEARGERCVLVRRETVPEDIRGMHAAVAVLTERGGMTSHAAVIARGIGLPCIVGVSGISIDPRARTMLVGGRIFREGEELTIDGTSGEVLAGAAEMLEPALDESFTQLLEWADAHCRIKVRANADTPEDARTARMFNAQGIGLCRTEHMFFDDERLPAMREMIFAGKPEDRRLSLERLLPMQRSDFAALFEIMAGLPVTIRLFDPPLHEFLPHDREGMRELAESLDLPLSDVTRRVEALSEFNPMLGMRGVRLGITVPEIYDMQARAIFEATIEASHNGDPVVPEIMIPLVSARREVELVKTRIDAVAAAVRNETRKDFTYRLGVMVETPRAALRAGDIAEHSAFLSFGTNDLTQMTYGLSRDDAGRFMGTYVNQGVYAEDPFHILDQDGVGELVAIGADRARSHKPGITISVCGEHGGNPESIAFCLRAGVNYVSCSPFRVPVARLAAAQESILMAREEAESAAGDRS
- a CDS encoding cell wall hydrolase, which codes for MLLNKSWLARVSVCVAVALSPFAAAPVLADAQHQVAHETKQEIKTVRTATGLHQISQRDLQCLSEALYFEARGEGVNGQRAVAEVILNRVDHPRFPKTVCGVVNQRGQFTYNKGARIREKGTFARVQKVAMAALAGAPRTLTNGATYFHARGVRPSWSKRFERTIRIGSHTFYRSDRRFASN
- a CDS encoding dihydroneopterin aldolase; translation: MDQPDRIHLRDYIVSAEIGAFQTERGHPQRLRFNIDVDLATHVVGVNDEVDRILSYDILTGAVAAGLADRRYDLLETLAEKIAAQILAHPRAAQVSVMVEKLDRIPGALGVTLVRRQARVEADDIAAPIRVVFHGRDMVLPDGAVALVPDAPRLPLPQGGNAREIELLALDQAAWALAGHLGLTVADSRTELDWAASEGRVVVWAPARMVRDVAGLAAEPQALALWLAERLGASRLDWALPSGAAEPSVPAGFRVPTGRI
- the folP gene encoding dihydropteroate synthase codes for the protein MTDYFRPIPCETGRWQLAGGWLRFSRFELLRRGQAPRVVDSAPDAVLAALTAPRAPLLGLSLDRPRIMGIVNATPDSFSDGGAYDGAAQARRLAGQGAEILDIGGESTRPGAQEVPAAEEIARVTPAIAAGRALAAVSIDTRKAGVARAAIAAGAGLVNDVSGFDFDPAMAATVAAAGVPVCLMHAQGIPQTMQDNPTYGDVLLDVYDALAERIARAEAAGMRRDRIVIDPGIGFGKTQAHNLAILRRISVYHGLGCAVLLGVSRKRFIGSIGGADEPAERMAGTLAVTLAGVAQGIQIHRVHDVAETRQGLALWRAVTTETS
- the glmM gene encoding phosphoglucosamine mutase, producing MSRKLFGTDGVRGRANTHPMTAEMALRLGAAAGRYFRRNGEDRHRVVIGKDTRLSGYMLENALTAGLTSTGMNVLLLGPVPTPAVGYLTRSMRADVGIMISASHNPAHDNGIKFFGPDGFKLSDEAEAEIEAIVAGEITPAQPQNIGRAKRIDDGRGRYVEYAKTTFPAGQRLEGLKVVVDCANGAAYRAAPDVLWELGAEVIPLGVSPNGHNINDGLGSTHPEACARAVLEHGADMGISLDGDADRVMIVDERGQVADGDQIMALLADRWAAQGRLRGGALVATVMSNLGLERFLQGRGLRLERTAVGDRYVVERMRGQGFNLGGEQSGHIVMTDYATTGDGLIASLQFLAALADSGRRASDLVAQFQPVPQLLKNVRYAVGADPLSQESVQAEIARAEARLDGCGRVLIRKSGTEPLIRVMAEAEDETVLREVVENIVAAVERAA
- a CDS encoding FAD-dependent monooxygenase; this encodes MIGAGIAGLTAACALAQRGFAVTVLERAGALREVGAGLQISPNAVRVIEALGLWPRFRAISAPSQRVELRDSAGRPVAVLDLARHRPQDRFRLVHRARLVTLLEQAAREAGARIELGHEVTALPDVPLLIGADGVKSRLRPALNGAETPFFTGQTAWRALIPAESDAVPAAQVFMGPGRHLVSYPLGQGQRNIVAVVERPDWHEEGWSISGDPAELRAAFARFGGPVPGWLEQVERVGIWGLFRHPVAAHWQDGRRALIGDAAHPTLPFMAQGAVMAIEDAWILAACLDAGPDQQTALARFQALRQPRCQRIVEAANANARNYHLRGPTRAVAHAGLRAVSRLAPTRLIERFAWLYDYDPTAL
- the dksA gene encoding RNA polymerase-binding protein DksA; this translates as MKAQTFLPEDYRPAEDEPFMNERQLEYFRRKLIAWKQELLDQSAETLEGLQDSARNVPDLADRASEETDRSLELRTRDRQRKLVAKIDAALRRIETGEYGYCEMTGEPISLKRLDARPIATMTLEAQERHERRERVHRDD
- a CDS encoding MoxR family ATPase, coding for MQFSSTETYVAPADLAMAVNAAITLERPLLVKGEPGTGKTELARQVAASLNLPIVEWNVKSTTRAQQGLYEYDAVSRLRDSQLGEARVHDIGNYIRKGKLWQAFEAPGKVVLLIDEIDKADIEFPNDLLQELDRMEFHVYETGATVVARHRPVVIVTSNNEKELPDAFLRRCFFHYIRFPDAETLKRIVEVHYPGLKRRILDEALSQFLELREVQGLKKKPSTSELLDWLKLILAEDLSPEDLKRPAGEMLPKLHGALLKNEQDVALFERLAFMARRQR